A single region of the Cricetulus griseus strain 17A/GY unplaced genomic scaffold, alternate assembly CriGri-PICRH-1.0 unplaced_scaffold_1, whole genome shotgun sequence genome encodes:
- the LOC113838748 gene encoding polypyrimidine tract-binding protein 1-like: MGRGVGRNRCQRSGSHLNGHKLHGKSVRIILSKHQSVQLPREGQEDQGLTKDYGSSPLHCFKKQGSKNFQNIFPPSPTLHLSNIPPSVSEDDLKNLFSSNGSVVKGFKFFQKDRKMALIQMGSVEEAVQVLIELHNHDLGENQHLRVSFSKSTI; encoded by the coding sequence ATGGGAAGGGGGGTTGGGAGGAATAGGTGTCAAAGGAGTGGGAGCCACCTGAATGGACACAAGCTACACGGGAAGTCAGTGCGCATCATACTGTCGAAGCATCAGAGTGTGCAGCTGCCTCGGGAGGGACAGGAGGACCAGGGCCTCACCAAGGACTATGGTAGCTCACCACTGCACTGCTTCAAGAAGCAGGGCTCCAAGAACTTCCAGAATATCTTCCCGCCCTCACCTACTCTCCACCTCTCCAATATCCCGCCCTCTGTGTCAGAAGACGACCTCAAGAACCTCTTCTCCAGCAACGGTAGTGTGGTCAAAGGCTTCAAGTTCTTCCAGAAGGACCGAAAGATGGCCCTGATCCAGATGGGCTCTGTGGAGGAGGCCGTGCAGGTGCTAATTGAACTGCACAACCATGACCTGGGCGAGAACCAACACCTGCGTGTGTCCTTCTCCAAGTCCACCATCTAG